The sequence AGATGGCTTCCATTTGGACAGTACAAATAATGTCCATTTTTTACTAATTTACTCTGTTCTTCCATTGCTTTTGGATCCATTGTGTCATATTTAGCGCCAATCATGAGGGTTGGAATTTCTATTTCGTGCAAACGATTTTTAACATCCCATTTTGCTAATCGACCGCTTATTCCAAATTCACTCGGACCTTGCATAATAGTGTAAATTTCATTATTTATGTGTTTTCCGGATCTGTTTAAGCCGTCAGGCCATTCTTTTAATCGACATAAATGCTCGTGGTAGAAATTTGGAATTAAAAGTTCCATATATCTCGGATTACTGAAATCTTTTTTAGCTTCTAATGCACGTATTTCGGCTAATATTTCGGGTTTCATTTGCTTCGCTAAAACCTCTTCAGCATATTTTTTGTATTCTGGGGCGCTGGCAACCATATTTGAAACTAATAAAGCTTTCATATTTTTTTGATATTTTAAAGCATATTCTGTTGCGAGAATTCCACCCCATGAATTGCCTAAAATATAAAAATTGCTATTGTCTGCGCCAATTGCTTTTCTAACTTGTTCAACTTCTTCAACAAATCGTTCGGTAGTCCATAAACTGCTATCTTTTGGTTGGTCGCTATAATATGAACCAAGTTGATCATATTCGTAAAACTCAAATCCTTCGCGTTGAAAAAAAGTTTCAAAGCATTCCATATACTCGTGGGTCATTGCTGGACCTCCGTGTAATAAAAGTATTTTAATTTTTGGATTGTTTCCAAAACGCTTTGTCCAGACTTTGAACTCTCCAACTGGTGTTTTTATCGGAATCATTTTTACTCCTGCACTTTCTATTACGTTGTTTTTTTCGTAGGTAAAATAATTTTTTAAACTTGAAGATTGATCTTCTTTTTTACATGAAAAAGCCAGAATTATAACCGTAAGAAGTAGAATATAACGCATGTTTTTAAGTTTTAAAGTTATTTTTTCAAAATTTACTTTAACTAAATTACGAATTAAAAGTTTGTCTTTTAAAATTTGTTGATAATGTTTGTTTTGTTTTAAATTATTGATTTTTAATTGTTTATTGTATTTAGTTTTAAATGGAATAATTTAGGAGTAAAATTATTTTTTGAAATTTTAAAAGCAATATTTTATTCGATTTTGAATAACTATCTTTGTAAAAACGACGAAATGCAATTAAAGTCGCATAGTATAATTAGTGATATATAAAATGAGCAATAAATTTACTGTTGGAAGTCTATATGCCGGTATTGGAGGAATTTGTTTAGGATTTAAAAAATCTGGTTTTGATTTGCTTTGGGCAAATGAATATGATAAAAATGCCTGCATTACGTATAAGGAAAACTTTAAACATAATTTAATTGAAGGTGATGTATTGCAATTAGATGTTGACGGAATTCCAAAAATTGATGTACTTACAGCAGGTTTTCCATGTCAGCCATTTTCTGTAGCTGGTTATAGAAAAGGCTTTGACGACAATAGAGGAAATCATTTTTTTAGGATATTGGATTTTGTTGATACTATGAGACCAAAAGTGGTTTTTTTGGAAAACGTAAAAAATCTAGTAACACATGATCATGGAAATACTATGAAAGTGATCGAAAAATCGTTGCGTGACAGAAATTATTCTTTTCAATCTAAAGTTTTGAATACTAAAGATTACGGCAATATTCCGCATAATAGAGAACGTATTTTTATAGTTGCTTTTGATAAAACGGTAATTAAAAATCCAGAGGAAGTTTTTGAGTTTCCAAAAGAAGATAAATTGACAAAAACGATCAAAGACGTTATTATAAATGAAAAAGTCGAAGATGAATTTTATTATAATGAAGACCGTTATATGTATAAAATGCTTCAAGAGGAAATGACGTCGGATAAAACTGTTTATCAATTCAGAAGGCAATATGTAAGAGAAAATAAATCGAATGTTTGTCCGACATTGACTGCAAATATGGGAACAGGAGGGCACAATGTGCCTTTAATAAAAACCGATTTTGGATTTAGAAAATTGACTCCAAGAGAATGTTTAAGATTCCAAGGTTTTCCGGATGGGTTCAAAATTCCCAAGATAGCTAATTCTCATTTATACAAACAAGCAGGGAATTCTGTTAGTGTGCCTGTTATTGAAGCTGTTTCAAAAAATATAATGAAGGTTTTAAAGTCTGCTAAATAGCTTTATTTTAGGTCTAGAGTTTTTGGAGTATTGTGATGAGTTCTTCAATATTATTCATATTGCCACACTGAATGTAATAATTTTCGGCATCCATTTTTGTGTATTGGTTTAAAAAAGAATTTTGAGGCAATATATTTTTATTACTAATAGCCGTTTTTAAATCTTCGTTATTGCAATGTCCTGCAATGTCATATGTCCAGAGTGATGCGAAAATAAGTTCTTCAATTGCGTTTTTTGAAATCTCGTTAGTGTACATTAAATTTTTGGAGCGAAATATTTTTTTGATATCGGGATTGATGCGGACTAGAACAAAATAGTCGTATCTATTTGTTGATCCATTAATAAGATTCGGAATATATTTTCCATCTGTAGTCCAATCTTTTGTTTCAAGAAGCAAGAGATTGGATTGTGATGCGGCCGATTTTATATTGATTTTTTTGTTTTTAATTTCTAAATCAGAATCGTCCCAAATTCCTTCGCTATAAATTCCGAAATCGGGTTCGTTACATTCGATAGAATTTGCTTGAAAATGATTATAAAGTACTACTTCGGCTAATTTTCCTTGAAAAGTATTGCAGAATTTTTCGCCATTTTTTCGGCTGTATTGACCTCCGGTTCTCGTTGATCTGTGATGACCTTTTCCAAAACACATTGAATAGGCAAAATTTAAGACTTTTTCGATATCAGTTTTGTTTATTGCAATGCCATTAAATCGTTTTGGATTGTTTACAAAATAATAATCACCTTCTGGTTTCTTTTCATAGGTCAATTTCATATTTTTTTCGATTCTGCAACTTCAGCAATTATACTCCAATTTTCCTTATATTGTTTTAGGCTGTTTAAATTAATGCTTGTAATCTGGCTTTCATCTAGATGGTCGACATAACTCATTGGTATTAAATAACAAATTCCTACCTCTTTATCGACAGCAATATAAATATCGCAATCTGCGGAAGTGATTCTTTTTCCTTTATTTGTAATGTGAGTGTGATCAATGCCCTGCCCGCCACGATCCCGATCTTTAAAACTTATAGCATTACTACTGGAAACGCCTTTGATTTGAAGACGCAAAAGAACATTGTTGAAATCGACTACAGCGTCGTATCTGCTCGAACGGACGTCAACATTTGAACAATTGTATCCTGCTAAAATAGCTCGT comes from Flavobacterium sp. KACC 22761 and encodes:
- the dcm gene encoding DNA (cytosine-5-)-methyltransferase encodes the protein MSNKFTVGSLYAGIGGICLGFKKSGFDLLWANEYDKNACITYKENFKHNLIEGDVLQLDVDGIPKIDVLTAGFPCQPFSVAGYRKGFDDNRGNHFFRILDFVDTMRPKVVFLENVKNLVTHDHGNTMKVIEKSLRDRNYSFQSKVLNTKDYGNIPHNRERIFIVAFDKTVIKNPEEVFEFPKEDKLTKTIKDVIINEKVEDEFYYNEDRYMYKMLQEEMTSDKTVYQFRRQYVRENKSNVCPTLTANMGTGGHNVPLIKTDFGFRKLTPRECLRFQGFPDGFKIPKIANSHLYKQAGNSVSVPVIEAVSKNIMKVLKSAK
- a CDS encoding proline iminopeptidase-family hydrolase; protein product: MRYILLLTVIILAFSCKKEDQSSSLKNYFTYEKNNVIESAGVKMIPIKTPVGEFKVWTKRFGNNPKIKILLLHGGPAMTHEYMECFETFFQREGFEFYEYDQLGSYYSDQPKDSSLWTTERFVEEVEQVRKAIGADNSNFYILGNSWGGILATEYALKYQKNMKALLVSNMVASAPEYKKYAEEVLAKQMKPEILAEIRALEAKKDFSNPRYMELLIPNFYHEHLCRLKEWPDGLNRSGKHINNEIYTIMQGPSEFGISGRLAKWDVKNRLHEIEIPTLMIGAKYDTMDPKAMEEQSKLVKNGHYLYCPNGSHLAMWDDQQVYMNGVIEFIHNVDLKKI